In Cellulomonas sp. JZ18, the DNA window CGCGGACCCCGCCACGAAGACGTTCGCGCCGGCCCGGGCGATCCCCGCGATCGTGTCCCGCGAGACGCCGCCGTCGACCTGCACGGAGGTCGCCAGCCCGGCGGCGTCGATCGCCTGCCGGGTCCGGCGGATCTTCGGCAGCGTGCCCTCGATGAAGGACTGCCCGCCGAAGCCGGGCTCGACGGTCATCACCAGCACCATGTCGAGCTCGCCGAGCAGGTCGAGGAACGGCTCCACGGGCGTGGCCGGCCGCAGCGCGACCGCGGCACGCACCCCGCCGGCGCGCAGCTCACGGGCGAGGCGCACGGGTGCCTGCGTCGCCTCCGCGTGGAACGTGACGGACGCGGCCCCGGCCTCGGCGTACTGCGGCGCCCAGCGGTCCGCGTCCTCGATCATCAGGTGCACGTCCAGCGGCACCGGGCTCACCTGGGCGATGCGGCGCACCACCGGCAGCCCCAGCGTCAGGTTCGGCACGAAGTGCTGGTCCATGACGTCGACGTG includes these proteins:
- the rpe gene encoding ribulose-phosphate 3-epimerase, whose protein sequence is MAPVQINPSILSADFANLERELQAIASADFVHVDVMDQHFVPNLTLGLPVVRRIAQVSPVPLDVHLMIEDADRWAPQYAEAGAASVTFHAEATQAPVRLARELRAGGVRAAVALRPATPVEPFLDLLGELDMVLVMTVEPGFGGQSFIEGTLPKIRRTRQAIDAAGLATSVQVDGGVSRDTIAGIARAGANVFVAGSAVYGADDVAGEIAALRRLAEAPPTLV